The proteins below are encoded in one region of Holophagaceae bacterium:
- a CDS encoding roadblock/LC7 domain-containing protein: MSKLDLVMFEEEFKQLQDIIGRLQKDASAKVVFLVDKNGQQIASAGEVQSIDATSLASLTAGNVAATDGLAKLIGEKEFSLLFHEGEKDNLHISIVGKRGILVVIFDQGSSLALVRLRVKKASRELQEIFERVETRANEESGPGTKFESPFSEITDDDIDKLFGD, encoded by the coding sequence GTGTCCAAGCTCGATCTTGTCATGTTCGAGGAGGAGTTCAAGCAACTCCAGGACATCATTGGCCGCTTGCAGAAAGACGCTTCCGCCAAGGTGGTCTTTCTGGTGGACAAGAATGGGCAGCAGATCGCTTCAGCCGGGGAAGTGCAGAGCATCGACGCCACCAGCCTTGCTTCGCTCACCGCCGGGAACGTGGCCGCCACGGATGGCTTGGCCAAACTGATCGGCGAGAAGGAATTCAGCCTGCTGTTCCACGAAGGCGAAAAGGACAACCTGCACATTTCCATCGTGGGCAAACGCGGCATCCTGGTCGTGATCTTCGATCAGGGATCCAGCCTGGCCCTGGTGCGGCTGAGGGTGAAAAAGGCCTCGCGGGAACTCCAGGAGATCTTCGAGCGGGTCGAGACGCGGGCCAACGAGGAGAGCGGTCCCGGCACCAAGTTCGAGAGTCCCTTCAGCGAGATCACGGATGACGACATCGACAAACTCTTCGGCGATTAA
- a CDS encoding GTPase domain-containing protein, translating into MTFINYASREINCKIVYYGPGLCGKTTNIQWIHQQANPEKRGKLVSLATETDRTLFFDFLPLDMGTVKGFKVRFHLYTVPGQVFYDASRKLILRGCDGVIFVADSQRPRMEANIEAIANLATNLKDNGFDIRTIPYVLQLNKRDMPTAEKADEMERLLRFRNEPMIEGVASQGVGVIETLKACARQILMELQRS; encoded by the coding sequence ATGACCTTCATCAACTACGCCTCGCGCGAGATCAATTGCAAGATCGTGTACTACGGTCCGGGCCTCTGCGGGAAGACCACCAACATCCAGTGGATCCACCAGCAGGCCAACCCCGAAAAGCGGGGCAAGCTGGTGAGCCTCGCGACGGAGACGGACCGGACGCTGTTCTTCGATTTCCTGCCCCTGGACATGGGCACGGTCAAGGGTTTCAAGGTCCGGTTCCACCTCTACACCGTCCCTGGACAAGTCTTCTACGACGCCTCGCGGAAGCTCATCCTGAGGGGCTGTGACGGCGTGATCTTCGTGGCCGACAGCCAGCGACCCCGGATGGAGGCCAATATCGAGGCCATCGCCAATCTGGCGACCAACCTCAAGGACAACGGCTTCGACATCCGGACCATCCCCTACGTCCTGCAGCTCAACAAGCGGGACATGCCTACCGCCGAAAAGGCGGATGAGATGGAACGGCTCCTGCGCTTCCGGAACGAGCCCATGATCGAGGGGGTCGCCAGCCAAGGAGTCGGCGTGATTGAAACGCTCAAGGCCTGCGCCCGGCAGATCCTGATGGAACTCCAGAGGTCCTAG
- a CDS encoding Crp/Fnr family transcriptional regulator, translated as MLQSELRSYEDGQRVFQQGDRIPGVFVVATGCLKVFRTDGRGHMQVLDFMKPGQCVGEVQVFDKGPVASSAEARGDSSCWLIPAEPLNRIAHTTPEVAEVLIQHFASKVRHLVDLVDALSLHSVPERVAQFILETHEKHPERRFVEFEETQEDLAQCIGASREAFSRALRLLSDLELIHSTFPVIRITDTEKLQRYAKG; from the coding sequence GTGCTGCAGTCGGAACTGCGGAGCTACGAGGATGGCCAGCGGGTCTTCCAGCAGGGCGACCGGATTCCGGGCGTGTTCGTGGTGGCCACGGGCTGCCTGAAGGTCTTCCGCACCGATGGACGGGGCCACATGCAAGTCCTGGACTTCATGAAACCCGGCCAGTGCGTAGGGGAAGTGCAGGTTTTCGACAAAGGCCCCGTCGCCTCCAGCGCCGAAGCCCGAGGGGACAGCAGTTGCTGGCTCATCCCAGCGGAACCGTTGAACCGCATCGCCCACACCACGCCTGAGGTCGCCGAAGTCCTCATCCAGCATTTCGCTTCGAAGGTGCGCCACCTGGTGGATTTGGTGGACGCCCTGAGCCTGCACAGCGTCCCCGAGCGGGTAGCCCAGTTCATCCTCGAAACCCACGAAAAGCATCCCGAGCGCCGCTTCGTGGAATTCGAGGAGACCCAGGAAGACCTGGCCCAATGCATCGGCGCCAGCCGGGAGGCCTTCTCCCGGGCGCTCCGGCTGCTCTCGGACCTTGAATTGATCCACAGCACCTTCCCGGTCATCCGCATCACGGATACGGAAAAGCTGCAGCGCTACGCCAAAGGCTGA
- the efp gene encoding elongation factor P codes for MAFINANQLRAGMIINFENELCRVISVEHQTPGNLPARVQTKMKRLKDGINRENRFGSSEKVDRAALEQHVMEFLYEDGGHLIFMNNETYEQLEVNKDVLGDDLDFLTPNMQVELEFYENQPISAALPPSVVLEILDTDPVMKNANATGSYKPAKMENGIIVAVPPYMENGERIRVNTVDRTFMERVK; via the coding sequence ATGGCGTTCATCAATGCGAACCAGCTCCGCGCGGGCATGATCATCAATTTCGAGAACGAGCTTTGCCGCGTGATCTCGGTGGAACACCAGACGCCGGGCAACCTTCCGGCCCGCGTGCAAACCAAGATGAAGCGACTGAAGGACGGCATCAACCGCGAGAACCGCTTCGGATCTTCGGAAAAAGTGGACCGGGCCGCCCTGGAGCAGCACGTCATGGAGTTCCTCTACGAGGACGGCGGCCACCTGATCTTCATGAACAACGAGACCTATGAGCAGCTGGAAGTGAACAAGGACGTCCTGGGCGACGACCTGGACTTCCTCACGCCCAACATGCAGGTGGAGCTTGAATTCTACGAGAACCAGCCCATCTCCGCCGCGCTGCCCCCCAGCGTGGTGCTGGAGATCCTGGACACGGATCCCGTGATGAAGAATGCCAATGCCACGGGCTCCTACAAGCCCGCCAAGATGGAAAACGGCATCATCGTTGCAGTGCCGCCCTATATGGAAAACGGCGAGAGGATCCGCGTGAACACGGTGGACCGGACCTTCATGGAGCGGGTGAAGTAA
- a CDS encoding aminotransferase class I/II-fold pyridoxal phosphate-dependent enzyme — protein MLEVSSEGNPMLRHLLPTRRDFPADDPIFALNSEAQSRAAKGESIINATVGALLDDNGQMVVLDTVMELWRELTPREIAPYAPISGDPAYLTAMAQRYWPELAHFGTGCATPGGSGALALSVRNFLEPGQAVLTLAPYWGPYDTIAQENGARVEAFPIPEPGHALDPLALMEKARRLLEKQRRLLIWLNDPCHNPTGRSMSPAGRAAIMEVLRELCQRGPITLLLDLAYLEYAANPGAVLEALEDYARFAAEGQVLVGASLSVSKALTLYGARAGALVFPWTRDESLQAALAMSCRGIYSNAPRAPQSLVVRLAKDGKAQARLADEHRHWSEKLHARAQALSDALRGEKLPGVAWQGGFFVTLGAEDPAAVAGRLKDRGVFVVPIPKGLRVGLCGLRVQDTSQFATAYKESL, from the coding sequence ATGCTGGAAGTTTCCAGCGAAGGAAACCCGATGCTCCGCCATCTCCTGCCCACCCGACGCGATTTCCCCGCCGACGATCCCATTTTCGCCCTGAATTCAGAGGCCCAGAGCCGGGCCGCGAAGGGCGAATCCATCATCAACGCGACCGTGGGCGCGCTCCTGGACGACAACGGCCAGATGGTGGTCCTCGACACCGTGATGGAGCTGTGGCGCGAACTGACCCCCAGGGAGATCGCACCCTACGCGCCCATTTCGGGAGACCCGGCCTATCTGACGGCCATGGCGCAGCGCTACTGGCCCGAACTCGCGCATTTCGGAACCGGCTGCGCCACGCCCGGCGGCAGCGGGGCCCTCGCCCTCTCCGTCCGCAATTTTCTGGAGCCGGGCCAGGCGGTCCTGACCCTCGCGCCCTATTGGGGTCCCTATGACACCATCGCCCAGGAAAACGGAGCGCGCGTGGAGGCCTTTCCGATTCCGGAACCCGGCCACGCCCTCGATCCCCTCGCCTTGATGGAGAAGGCCAGGCGGCTGCTGGAGAAGCAGAGGCGCCTGCTCATCTGGCTCAATGACCCCTGCCACAACCCGACGGGCCGGAGCATGAGTCCCGCTGGCCGCGCGGCGATCATGGAAGTACTCCGCGAGCTGTGCCAACGGGGGCCCATCACCCTGCTGCTTGATCTGGCCTACCTGGAATACGCCGCGAATCCCGGAGCGGTGCTGGAAGCCCTGGAGGATTACGCGCGCTTCGCCGCGGAGGGGCAGGTGCTTGTCGGTGCCTCCCTCTCGGTTTCCAAGGCTCTGACGCTGTACGGGGCCCGGGCGGGAGCCCTGGTATTCCCCTGGACCCGGGACGAATCGCTCCAGGCGGCGCTGGCCATGTCCTGCCGGGGGATCTACTCCAACGCGCCCAGGGCGCCGCAATCCCTGGTGGTGCGATTGGCCAAGGACGGGAAAGCCCAGGCCCGGCTGGCGGACGAACACCGGCACTGGTCGGAAAAACTCCATGCCCGAGCCCAGGCGCTCAGCGACGCGCTGAGGGGGGAAAAGCTGCCGGGCGTGGCCTGGCAGGGCGGATTCTTCGTCACGCTGGGCGCGGAGGACCCCGCCGCCGTGGCCGGCAGGCTCAAGGACCGCGGTGTTTTTGTGGTCCCGATACCCAAGGGTCTGCGCGTCGGGCTCTGCGGACTGAGGGTCCAGGATACGTCCCAATTCGCCACGGCCTACAAGGAATCCCTGTAG
- a CDS encoding glycosyltransferase → MAWTAWIVGGGWLGMLGVLRHNAARLDHLPDAPPDARSHGPVCLCMPARNEADEIGPALDSWLAQDYPDLFILVVDDGSSDGTSGILQERSERNPGRLRVLRNDSLPSGWLGKNHALHLAVQQPEALRAEWLLFVDADVHAAPGLLSQAFAYLEARPADILALIFAADAVGVLERIAVPLAVPGFLVLVPPHQVPNPRHPAFAGIGAFTLLRRSVYDAVGGHAAAPLEAVDDMMLARRIKQAGYVNRMACGGPMLHLRMYRGLADLCRGMRKNTAALPGWWFIPALVPLLLAGYLSPLWLPLAGHPVLGLLLWLLTPAIAGDASQRITGKPMDWIWVFWPVNGLILCVGMLWAFWDRVRGVNTWRGRKVVLKGG, encoded by the coding sequence TTGGCCTGGACAGCTTGGATCGTCGGCGGCGGGTGGTTGGGCATGCTCGGCGTGCTGCGCCATAACGCGGCCAGGCTGGATCATCTTCCGGACGCTCCGCCCGATGCCCGCTCCCACGGCCCGGTCTGCCTCTGCATGCCGGCCCGGAACGAGGCCGATGAAATCGGGCCGGCCCTGGATTCCTGGCTGGCCCAGGACTATCCGGACCTCTTCATCCTCGTGGTGGATGATGGCTCCAGCGATGGCACGTCCGGGATTTTGCAGGAAAGATCAGAACGGAATCCCGGCCGCCTCCGGGTGTTGCGCAACGATTCGCTGCCGTCGGGCTGGCTGGGCAAGAACCATGCGCTGCACCTCGCCGTCCAGCAGCCCGAGGCTCTGCGCGCCGAATGGCTGCTCTTCGTGGACGCGGATGTGCATGCGGCGCCTGGGCTGCTGAGCCAAGCCTTCGCCTATCTGGAGGCCCGGCCGGCCGACATCCTGGCCTTGATCTTCGCGGCGGATGCCGTGGGAGTCCTGGAGCGGATCGCGGTGCCCCTGGCGGTGCCCGGTTTCCTGGTGCTGGTGCCGCCGCACCAGGTGCCGAATCCCCGGCATCCGGCCTTCGCGGGCATCGGTGCATTCACCTTGCTCAGACGCAGCGTCTACGACGCGGTGGGGGGGCATGCCGCGGCACCGCTGGAAGCCGTCGACGACATGATGCTGGCGCGCAGGATCAAGCAGGCGGGCTACGTCAACCGGATGGCCTGCGGCGGTCCCATGCTGCACCTGCGCATGTACCGGGGCCTGGCGGACCTCTGCCGCGGCATGCGCAAGAACACTGCGGCCTTGCCGGGCTGGTGGTTCATTCCCGCCTTGGTGCCGCTGCTGCTGGCGGGCTACCTGTCGCCGCTGTGGCTGCCCCTCGCGGGGCATCCCGTGCTGGGGCTCCTTCTCTGGCTGCTCACCCCGGCCATCGCCGGCGACGCCTCCCAGCGCATCACCGGGAAACCCATGGACTGGATCTGGGTCTTCTGGCCCGTGAATGGGTTGATCCTTTGCGTCGGGATGCTCTGGGCGTTCTGGGACCGGGTCCGCGGCGTGAACACCTGGCGTGGGCGGAAGGTGGTGCTGAAGGGCGGTTAG
- the recA gene encoding recombinase RecA gives MAASTEQDDRLKVLNRTLADIERAFGKGSIMKLGDRMSTAEGIEVISTGSISLDSALGVGGVPKGRVVEIYGPEASGKTTLALHMVAQAQKKGGLAAIIDAEHALDPEYARKLGVDVDNLFISQPDSGEQALEICDQLVRSGALDIIVIDSVAALVPKAEIDGEMGDSHVGLQARLMSQALRKMTGTISKTNTCVVFINQIRMKIGVMFGSPETTTGGNALKFYASVRLDVRSIQSIKGNTGDPLVAAKDEDSSVIGKKTKVKVVKNKVAPPLKVATFDIMYGEGISRTSELVELGTQLEIIQKSGSWYSYKDSRLGQGAENVKKLFLDNPELADEVEAQIREKLGLKINGN, from the coding sequence ATGGCCGCCAGCACCGAACAAGACGATCGCCTGAAAGTCCTCAACCGCACCTTGGCCGACATCGAGCGGGCCTTCGGCAAGGGTTCCATCATGAAGCTCGGCGACCGCATGTCCACCGCCGAGGGCATCGAAGTCATCTCCACGGGATCCATCAGCCTGGACTCGGCCCTCGGCGTGGGCGGCGTCCCCAAGGGCCGCGTGGTCGAAATCTATGGACCGGAGGCCAGCGGCAAGACCACCCTGGCCCTCCACATGGTGGCCCAGGCCCAGAAGAAAGGCGGCCTGGCAGCGATCATCGATGCCGAACACGCCCTGGATCCCGAATATGCACGCAAGCTGGGCGTGGATGTGGACAACCTCTTCATCAGCCAGCCCGACAGCGGCGAGCAGGCCCTGGAAATCTGCGACCAGCTGGTGCGCAGCGGCGCCCTGGACATCATCGTCATTGATTCCGTGGCGGCCCTGGTGCCGAAGGCCGAGATCGACGGCGAAATGGGCGACAGCCACGTGGGCCTGCAGGCGCGGCTCATGAGCCAGGCGCTGCGCAAGATGACCGGCACCATCTCGAAGACCAACACCTGCGTGGTCTTCATCAACCAGATCCGCATGAAGATCGGCGTGATGTTCGGCAGCCCCGAGACCACCACCGGCGGCAACGCGCTGAAATTCTACGCCTCCGTTCGGTTGGACGTGCGGAGCATCCAGAGCATCAAGGGCAACACCGGCGATCCGCTGGTGGCCGCCAAGGACGAGGACAGCTCGGTCATCGGCAAAAAGACCAAGGTGAAGGTGGTCAAGAACAAGGTCGCCCCGCCGCTCAAGGTCGCCACCTTCGACATCATGTACGGCGAAGGCATCAGCCGCACCTCCGAGCTGGTGGAGCTGGGCACCCAGCTGGAGATCATCCAGAAGAGCGGCTCCTGGTACAGCTACAAGGACTCGCGCCTGGGCCAGGGCGCCGAGAACGTGAAAAAGCTCTTCCTCGACAACCCTGAACTCGCCGACGAAGTCGAAGCCCAGATCCGCGAAAAGCTGGGGCTGAAGATCAACGGGAATTGA
- a CDS encoding serine protease has translation MDSFKQRIFHPTSLLAFVFWTAALFGQEVPAPALSVVKVVADQGHGSLRQGSGVMVGPGLVATNAHVTAGALSVSILSGPQTWQVQSRKEDLRRDLSLLAVPGLSVPVAPPAPAAPSLGQPVTAIGFPSGQGPKVSAGRITGLWAYLGAEVVQSDAPTAPGSSGGGLFDAQGRLLGLTTFIFAQSRAIHFSVPVRWIRDLMDDPMARAATTAIAPDLQMPGFLDTLASNPANQPAWDAFTRIWVQNSPGDPDAWFAYANSLEPGREPQRIQERIAAYGRALELRSESPKAWNNLGASLGLVNRFPEAEAAFRQALALSPRYGLALLNLGALLLDMRRSAEAAETLAQGLEQLPDNAEGWEHLGEAWLSLGRPAEAVRHYRTALGLSPFRTEWWADLARACDKAHDEPGVQQALGRLSALDASQARTLAKELKRQAVR, from the coding sequence ATGGACAGTTTCAAACAACGGATCTTCCATCCAACTTCGCTCCTCGCCTTTGTGTTCTGGACAGCGGCCTTGTTCGGCCAGGAGGTGCCTGCTCCGGCCCTGAGCGTCGTGAAAGTGGTGGCCGATCAGGGCCATGGTTCCCTGCGCCAGGGCAGCGGGGTGATGGTGGGTCCGGGCCTCGTGGCCACCAACGCCCATGTCACCGCGGGAGCGCTGAGCGTGAGCATCCTCTCCGGCCCGCAGACCTGGCAGGTGCAATCCCGCAAGGAAGATCTGCGTCGGGATTTGAGCCTGCTGGCGGTGCCCGGCCTTTCGGTGCCCGTGGCGCCGCCGGCTCCGGCTGCGCCCAGCCTGGGCCAGCCCGTCACTGCCATCGGGTTCCCCTCCGGACAGGGTCCCAAGGTTTCGGCCGGGCGGATCACCGGCCTCTGGGCCTACCTTGGCGCCGAGGTGGTGCAAAGCGATGCCCCCACCGCCCCAGGATCCAGCGGCGGAGGACTCTTCGACGCCCAGGGGCGCCTGCTGGGTCTGACCACCTTCATCTTCGCCCAAAGCCGTGCCATCCATTTCTCGGTGCCCGTGCGCTGGATCCGGGATCTGATGGATGACCCAATGGCCCGGGCGGCTACCACAGCCATCGCGCCCGACCTGCAGATGCCCGGCTTCCTCGACACGCTGGCCTCCAATCCGGCCAACCAGCCCGCCTGGGATGCCTTCACGCGGATCTGGGTGCAGAATTCGCCGGGCGATCCCGATGCCTGGTTTGCCTATGCGAATTCACTGGAACCGGGCCGGGAACCACAGCGCATCCAGGAGCGCATCGCGGCCTACGGCCGGGCCCTGGAGTTGAGAAGCGAATCGCCGAAGGCCTGGAACAACCTGGGCGCAAGCCTGGGCCTGGTCAACCGTTTCCCGGAAGCCGAAGCTGCCTTCCGCCAGGCCCTGGCCCTCAGCCCGCGCTACGGCTTGGCTTTGCTCAATCTCGGCGCGCTTCTGTTGGATATGCGGCGCTCTGCGGAAGCCGCCGAAACCCTGGCCCAAGGTCTGGAGCAGCTGCCTGACAATGCCGAAGGCTGGGAGCATCTGGGAGAGGCGTGGCTGAGCCTCGGCCGGCCCGCAGAAGCAGTCCGCCACTACCGCACAGCCCTCGGGCTCAGTCCATTCCGGACCGAGTGGTGGGCCGATCTGGCCCGCGCCTGCGACAAGGCCCACGATGAACCCGGGGTGCAGCAGGCCCTCGGCAGGCTGTCGGCGTTGGATGCGTCGCAGGCCAGGACGCTGGCGAAGGAGTTGAAACGACAGGCGGTCCGTTAA
- the moaA gene encoding GTP 3',8-cyclase MoaA, with product MVLTDTLSRPLRALRISVTDRCNFRCPYCMPREVFGADYPFLDRKEILRFEEIERLAAIFVAQGVRKVRLTGGEPLLRKGLPDLVARLARISGVEDLALTSNGVLLPELAMALKAAGLHRLTVSLDTLDPARFRMLSDSEIPLSRVLAGLEAAQAAGFGPIKLNCVLQRGLNDGEILELAAFARKAGHILRFIEFMDVGTQNGWKLDAVVTADEVLAKLSELGEIEPIPESLAGRVVERWRYKDGSGEFGVIASVTKAFCGGCDRARLSAEGSVYTCLFAGQGLDLKTALRNGSSDAELGALIANAWRRREDRYSEQRGAGTAKARKVEMFHIGG from the coding sequence ATGGTTTTGACGGACACCCTATCCCGCCCGTTGCGGGCCCTGCGCATCTCGGTGACCGACCGGTGCAATTTCCGCTGCCCCTACTGCATGCCACGGGAGGTCTTCGGGGCGGACTATCCCTTCCTGGACCGGAAGGAGATCCTCCGGTTCGAGGAGATCGAGCGGCTGGCGGCGATCTTCGTGGCCCAGGGTGTGCGCAAGGTGCGGCTCACGGGCGGCGAGCCGCTGCTGAGGAAAGGGCTCCCTGACCTGGTGGCGCGCCTCGCGCGGATTTCCGGCGTCGAAGACCTGGCCCTCACCAGCAACGGCGTGCTTCTGCCCGAACTGGCGATGGCTTTGAAAGCCGCGGGCCTGCACCGGCTGACCGTGAGCCTCGACACCCTGGATCCCGCCCGCTTCAGGATGCTCTCGGATTCCGAGATTCCGCTTTCCCGCGTCCTCGCAGGGCTCGAGGCCGCCCAGGCCGCGGGATTCGGGCCCATCAAACTCAATTGCGTGCTGCAGCGGGGCCTCAACGACGGGGAGATCCTGGAGCTGGCGGCCTTCGCCCGCAAGGCCGGGCACATCCTGCGATTCATCGAGTTCATGGATGTGGGCACGCAGAACGGATGGAAACTGGATGCGGTGGTCACCGCCGACGAGGTGCTGGCCAAGCTCTCGGAACTCGGAGAAATCGAGCCGATCCCAGAGTCCCTGGCCGGGCGCGTGGTGGAGCGCTGGCGCTACAAAGATGGATCAGGCGAATTCGGCGTCATCGCCTCGGTCACGAAGGCGTTCTGCGGCGGCTGCGACCGGGCGCGCCTCAGCGCCGAGGGATCGGTCTATACCTGCCTTTTCGCGGGCCAGGGCCTGGACTTGAAGACAGCCCTCCGTAACGGATCCAGCGATGCGGAGCTCGGAGCCCTCATCGCGAACGCCTGGAGACGGAGGGAGGACCGGTATTCCGAGCAGCGCGGCGCCGGGACCGCCAAAGCCCGCAAAGTCGAAATGTTCCATATCGGCGGATAG
- a CDS encoding DinB family protein, with product MSRMELRPFGVATAHTAAVIRAVPDSEFHLWDLHPVPHLKTLREQLAHIALIRESIICTLTNRDPAALKQVFDSEPWKGEGGTAELMQAWDLHTRRCQIMLADLHTADLGKPFQTEFGNVSTPENYLRLMLLEETHHRAQMIQLLRLFHLDTPDFPGRAWAELNM from the coding sequence ATGAGCCGGATGGAGCTGCGGCCCTTCGGAGTCGCCACGGCCCACACCGCCGCCGTGATCCGCGCCGTGCCCGACTCGGAATTCCACCTCTGGGATCTGCACCCCGTGCCCCACCTCAAGACCCTGCGCGAGCAGCTCGCGCATATCGCGCTCATCCGGGAGAGCATCATTTGCACCCTGACGAACCGCGATCCCGCGGCGCTGAAGCAGGTCTTCGACTCTGAACCCTGGAAAGGGGAGGGTGGCACCGCCGAGTTGATGCAGGCGTGGGATCTCCACACCCGCCGCTGCCAGATCATGCTCGCGGACCTCCACACCGCGGATCTTGGAAAGCCCTTCCAGACCGAGTTCGGAAATGTCTCGACGCCCGAAAACTACCTTCGCCTGATGCTCCTGGAAGAAACCCACCACCGCGCGCAGATGATTCAGCTTCTCCGGCTGTTCCATCTGGACACGCCCGATTTCCCCGGAAGAGCATGGGCGGAATTGAACATGTGA